One region of Danaus plexippus chromosome 16 unlocalized genomic scaffold, MEX_DaPlex mxdp_23, whole genome shotgun sequence genomic DNA includes:
- the LOC116772169 gene encoding uncharacterized protein LOC116772169 isoform X2, whose product MERIPRVILSIALAALLPIASPETHQRVSKENIPHSRQKRILWITNDGRLALPPGTTMAITPSISMPFVRHPPKGFLSNMTVSFPFSIDFDKLGLTDNENPYGDLPPIFARSMGRAAASAMAEYVGQYLDNRRGKRSTNEPIPPETERMVLDKFHGGERALMYGIAEDLLANFGLDGKECLLRAICEVHAHPLRNFGFLGEVMKLFFSPNKSPYAEMLSEYVEAQRAGESGGECWPYYRLCPKSFFQPSNNKYSKDAESFHRRQEQESNDNKMMFRAM is encoded by the exons ATGGAGCGAATACCTCGTGTAATACTCAGTATAGCGCTTGCTGCGCTTTTGCCCATAGCGTCTCCCGAGACCCACCAAAGAGTTTCCAAGGAGAACATTCCGCACTCTAGACAGAAGAGGATACTTTGGATAACAAATGATGGTCGCTTGGCTCTACCTCCAGGAACCACAATGGCTATTACACCATCGATATCAATGCCCTTCGTACGGCATCCCCCGAAGGGGTTCCTCTCTAATATGACTGTCAGTTTTCCATTCTCAA TTGATTTCGACAAGTTAGGTTTGACGGACAATGAGAATCCCTATGGGGATCTGCCTCCTATCTTTGCCAGATCTATGGGTAGAGCTGCAGCATCAGCTATGGCTGAATATGTAGGACAGTACCTAGACAACAGGAGAGGAAAGAGATCTACAAATGAACCAATACCCCCAGAAACAGAGAGAATGGTTCTTGACAAATTTCATGGAGGCGAAAG gGCCCTCATGTATGGCATCGCTGAAGATTTGTTGGCAAATTTTGGACTCGACGGCAAGGAATGTCTCCTGCGAGCTATTTGTGAAGTCCATGCACACCCACTAAGAAACTTTGGCTTTCTTGGCGAAgttatgaaattgtttttcag TCCGAATAAATCTCCGTATGCTGAGATGTTATCTGAATACGTGGAGGCACAACGCGCCGGTGAATCAGGGGGCGAATGCTGGCCCTACTACCGTTTGTGCCCTAAGAGTTTCTTTCAACCCTCAAACAACAAATATTC AAAAGATGCGGAATCTTTCCACAGACGGCAGGAGCAAGAGAGCAACGATAACAAAATGATGTTCAGAGCGATGTAA
- the LOC116771795 gene encoding ras-related protein Rab-43, protein MSSRNPYTLMSVPDEQFDYLFKIVLIGDCGTGKTCIVQRLKSGNFIERHGNTIGVDFSMKTLIVDGKRVKLQIWDTAGQERFRTITQSYYRSANGVIIVYDITKRSTFLSIQKWIEEVRRYTSSNVIVSLIGNKCDLTEQREVEPDEPKSFCRYVPEIMFVMETSAKDNTNVEDTFRNIATELKRQHDNSEGPPAESESVVLGESHPVSRCQPCKSS, encoded by the exons ATGAGCAGCCGTAACCCTTACACTTTAATGAGTGTCCCGGATGAACAGttcgattatttatttaaaattgttcttaTTGGGGATTGCGGAACAGGAAAGACATGCATTGTGCAACGCTTGAAATCCGGAAATTTCATCGAAAGACACGGCAATACAATAGGTGTAGACttttcaatgaaaactttGATTGTAGACGGGAAGAGGGTCAAG CTCCAGATATGGGATACAGCGGGGCAGGAACGCTTTAGAACGATCACGCAAAGCTACTATCGCTCTGCCAATGGTGTAATTATAG TTTACGATATAACAAAACGATCAACCTTTCTGTCCATACAAAAATGGATAGAAGAAGTACGGAGGTATACATCATCTAATGTTATCGTATCATTGATTGGTAATAAATGTGATCTAACAGAACAAAGAGAGGTGGAACCCGATGAGCCCAAGTCTTTCTGCCGTTATGTCCctgaaataatgtttgttatgGAAACATCAGCTAAAGATAACACAAATGTTGAGGACACATTCAGAAATATAGCGACAGAGCTGaag AGGCAACATGATAATAGTGAAGGACCTCCGGCGGAGTCAGAATCAGTTGTACTCGGTGAGAGTCATCCTGTAAGTAGATGTCAACCATGTAAATCTTCTTAG
- the LOC116772100 gene encoding putative GPI-anchor transamidase, which translates to MILHCQILLFVSYLLHFSLGSAIKIPEQFHKSNHTNNWAVLVDTSRFWFNYRHVANVLSIYRSVKRLGIPDSQIILMISDDMACNPRNPRPATIFNNAHEQINVYGDDVEVDYRGYEVSVENFVRLLTGRVPPDTPKSKRLLTDEGSNILIYLTGHGGDGFLKFQDSEEITSQELADALEQMWQKRRYNEIFFIIDTCQASSMYEKFYSPNILATASSLVGEDSLSHHVDSAIGVYIIDRYTYYVLEFLENVHPNSKKTMSEFLSVCPKSACLSTVGVRRDLFKRDPNKVPITDFFGSVRPVIITTDPIYIKRAPKRKNTLNVTRVPEKREYLPQFPVHLVKNTI; encoded by the exons ATGATCCTACACTGTCAAATTTTGCtctttgtttcttatttattacatttttcattagGGAGTGCTATTAAG ATTCCTGAACAATTTCACAAATCGAATCACACAAACAATTGGGCTGTATTAGTGGATACGTCGAGGTTTTGGTTCAACTATCGGCATGTGGCTAACGTTTTGTCTATCTATCGAAGTGTTAAGCGTCTGGGCATCCCTGATAGCCAAATTATACTCATGATATCTGACGATATGGCGTGTAATCCTAGAAACCCTCGTCCAGCAACTATCTTCAACAACGCTCATGAACAAATCAATGTTTATGGTGATGATGTAGAAGTCGACTATAGAGGCTACGAA GTATCAGTCGAAAATTTCGTCCGTCTATTAACAGGGCGTGTTCCACCTGACACTCCTAAATCAAAACGACTCCTCACAGATGAAGGCagtaatatacttatatacttaaCTGGTCACGGAGGTGATGGGTTTCTTAAGTTTCAGGACTCAGAAGAAATCACAAGTCAAGAACTGGCTGATGCTTTGGAACAAATGTGGCAGAAGAGaag GTACAacgaaattttctttataatagaCACATGCCAGGCTTCATCGATGTATGAGAAGTTTTATTCGCCAAACATATTGGCTACCGCAAGCAGCCTGGTCGGAGAGGATTCACTGTCA CACCATGTTGATTCAGCAATAGGTGTGTACATAATTGATAGATACACATATTATGTGCTGGAATTCTTGGAAAATGTACATCCTAATAGCAAGAAAACCATGTCAGAATTC cttTCTGTTTGTCCGAAGAGCGCATGTTTGTCAACGGTGGGAGTCCGTCGTGATTTATTCAAGAGAGACCCCAACAAGGTCCCGATCACAGACTTCTTTGGTTCCGTCCGACCAGTCATCATAACAACCGACCCCATATACATAAAACGTGCACCAAagagaaaaaatacatt GAATGTTACCAGAGTACCAGAGAAAAGGGAATATCTACCACAATTCCCCGTGCATTTAGTTAAAaacactatttaa
- the LOC116771963 gene encoding tripartite motif-containing protein 3-like: MAEKVKKKPSFFSLKRFNSQKSIDEPVTPTQPSPPALKPTQRRMSNTDTKPRKESAAGIRELVQCSLCLEMLSNPKMLPCQHTFCCACLKVYVADQPVITCPICCTRIQVLRQNFVEELPSNLYIDTLLTMFGVEKKSDTHTPPVTPYNLQSVDLFAAGVRCSQCRTMCDNSDVSACQHCKLNFCGVCWSQHLKDMRSQISSILKELDAASSRLEHKVEHYKDRCERIVEQINIAAEEKINRILESKVNLLEEANRLTKSGDLSALALKSSLEEARDASIQTMTSEEDNDVEMINKFINLHQNTIQLLTEVSKWDAEKFVFDKENFSIESDSSVPCDAESDDPLPETVKQNNPMENEASLILHYRSRNFIPHYSWRKTSRPCGVGVSPWNNHLYICGMDSHSVLVVERTQAKIVSRLSCEGMLCPVHIAFMKPLGEIYVTDKWKHCIHVFSKDGDYLRSLGQKGSRVGMLRSPEGIATDNISNQIYVVDTGNDRVQVLDTEGKFVDQYGVATRAQTSNTANVWTQQETLCTEFNAPTAVAVTKDRVIVLDSGNRRVKIYNKQDKNKITEFGSLGHRKGQFRQPEVLTVDPLGFILVGDSGNCRVQIFKPNGQLVRVFGGLGADPGKFGWISGIYVTKQLDIIVSDTKNHNVNFF; the protein is encoded by the exons ATGGCAGAAAAGGTTAAGAAGAAACCATcgttttttagtttaaaacgtTTCAACAGTCAGAAGAGTATAGATGAACCAGTAACACCAACTCAACCAAGTCCGCCAGCGTTAAAACCAACTCAGAGAAGAATGAGTAATACAGACACGAAACCGAGGAA AGAGTCTGCTGCTGGGATTAGAGAACTAGTGCAATGTTCGTTGTGCTTGGAAATGTTGAGTAATCCCAAAATGTTGCCCTGTCAACACACCTTCTGTTGTGCGTGTCTCAAAGTATATGTCGcag ATCAACCGGTGATAACTTGTCCTATATGCTGCACGCGAATACAAGTACTTAGACAAAACTTCGTAGAGGAACTGCCGTCTAATCTTTACATTGACACATTATTAACCATGTTTGGTGTCGAAAAGAAATCTGATACTCATACTCCACCGGTGACTCCATATAATCTACAAAGTGTCGATCTGTTTGCTGCTGGAGTTAGGTGCTCTCAATGTCGGACCATGTGTGATAATTCTGACGTTTCAGCTTGTCAACATTGTAAATTG AACTTTTGCGGCGTTTGCTGGTCACAACACTTGAAAGACATGAGGTCACAAATTAGTTCAATTTTGAAGGAATTAGACGCTGCCTCCAGTCGACTCGAACACAAAGTAGAACATTATaag GATCGCTGTGAACGAATCGTTGAACAAATTAACATAGCCGCGgaggaaaaaattaacagaatTTTAGAAAGCAAAGTAAATCTACTAGAAGAAGCCAACAGATTAACTAAATCCGGAGATCTATCCGCATTAGCTCTAAAATCGTCTCTTGAAGAGGCTAGAGATGCATCTATTCAAACAATGACAAGCGAAGAGGATAATGACGTCGAAATG attaacaaatttataaacctACATCAAAACACAATCCAATTGTTAACCGAAGTATCGAAATGGGATGctgaaaaatttgtatttgacAAAGAAAACTTTAGCATAGAATCGGATTCGTCCGTGCCTTGTGATGCTGAATCAGATGATCCTTTGCCCGAAACAGTTAAACAGAATAATCCTATGGAAAATGAGGCCAGCCTTATTTTGCACTATag ATCCAGAAATTTCATTCCCCATTACTCATGGCGGAAGACCTCCCGACCTTGCGGCGTGGGCGTCAGTCCATGGAACAACCACCTCTACATATGCGGTATGGACAGTCATAGTGTTCTCGTGGTCGAAAGGACCCAGGCCAAGATCGTTTCCAGATTATCATGTGAAGGAATGCTGTGCCCGGTACACATCGCCTTCATGAAACCTTTAGGAGAGATTTATGTTACAG ataaatgGAAACACTGCATCCACGTGTTCTCTAAGGACGGTGATTACTTAAGGTCGTTGGGACAGAAGGGCAGTCGTGTGGGCATGTTGAGATCTCCTGAAGGCATTGCTACTGATAACATCAGTAATCAGATATATGTCGTGGACACTGGCAACGATAGGGTCCAG GTATTAGATACGGAAGGTAAATTCGTCGATCAATACGGTGTGGCCACGAGAGCGCAAACTAGTAACACGGCCAACGTTTGGACACAACAAGAAACTTTGTGTACGGAATTCAACGCGCCTACAGCTGTAGCAGTGACCAAAGATCGAGTGATTGTATTGGACAGTGGGAATCGAAgagtgaaaatatataacaaacaggATAAGAATAAAATCACAGAGTTCGGGTCTTTGGGACACAGGAAGGGACAATTCAGACAGCCAGAAGTATTGACGGTCGATCCCCTGGGTTTTATACTAGTTGGTGATTCAGGCAACTGTCGAGTCCAAATCTTCAAACCGAACGGACAATTGGTCCGGGTTTTCGGAGGTCTCGGAGCTGATCCCGGCAAATTTGGATGGATATCAGGAATATACGTCACCAAACAGCTAGACATTATAGTCAGCGATACCAAAAATCACAACGTCAACttcttctaa
- the LOC116771964 gene encoding uncharacterized protein LOC116771964, whose translation MDTKYCKHLRIRGDREYDIDLEEFIKVLEKQYKFDFRSLPEWKKLIEIMYVVRTQYRNKLKEAAKREFEIIETLKKECLKPIELSNRLARVAKKWELLYSKKKKREVTPSYQDIFIFNEELKSDLEYVYEESDVKSTAHPNTEVIQSKDVLVTKSDRDSDLKSISSPQLPVVVCTNQHKKLSSIGSKYSALSPIGSKHFLTTIKSDSDKDNIVFWRQIKDIRVSPGEVALDINKNKKQILNLSITNRSTKYLHLRFQSIVDPSCFKAFTITPATPVKLWPGLTSVFKLMFKLKQSMEATEIKSKLCFKVGFNVLFEGKEDILFHVPIVSKTVGDSTISVIKTVNIPPTYQWHVSRKFGYPRGLGYVCVIGDSKYDMYVRKRDMSYDLEDSNDSVKVVSPDSESQVLREEDIDRDLQNETLLNQKVTPIDDTANEENVITPLDIVVLLLEDVLDLTFQPFVFKHTHLKLLPKCKKIFEIYLTKSDHIGFYNAYYDLEFQNSHTHEVVITKTIKVFAEILPPPITITPQILDMTHSPITFGFCRDYFTIVNNHNVCPVTVTIQTTTKMQRIFKITPMVTFIPGKCCTKFEVSLCLQNFKENDLNELSYFSIKIVISGDKSIYSCFPPIFYEIIAPCAKVFKRIYGKKYFRDVSDSDQCIT comes from the coding sequence ATGGATACAAAATACTGCAAGCACCTACGAATCAGAGGTGATCGCGAATACGACATAGACTTAGaagagtttattaaagttctagagaaacaatataaattcgaCTTCAGGTCTTTGCCGGAATGGAAGAAACtaatagaaataatgtatGTAGTCCGAACTCAATACCgaaataaacttaaagaaGCTGCAAAACgggaatttgaaattatagagACCCTCAAAAAAGAATGTTTAAAACCTATCGAACTTAGTAATAGATTGGCAAGGGTAGCAAAAAAATGGGAACTCTTGTattctaaaaagaaaaaacgcGAGGTCACACCAAGTTACCAAgacatctttatttttaatgaggaACTAAAAAGTGACCTCGAATATGTGTACGAAGAAAGTGACGTTAAATCAACAGCACATCCAAACACGGAAGTGATACAATCAAAGGACGTGCTGGTAACAAAATCAGATAGAGATTCAGATTTGAAATCAATCAGCTCACCGCAACTTCCGGTCGTCGTTTGCACAAATCAACATAAAAAACTTTCCTCTATCGGTTCAAAGTATTCAGCATTATCCCCCATAggaagtaaacattttttaaccaCAATCAAATCGGATTcagataaagataatattgttttctgGCGTCAAATTAAAGATATACGAGTTAGTCCTGGTGAAGTGGctcttgatataaataaaaataaaaagcaaatcCTTAATTTATCTATCACAAATCGCAGcactaaatatttacatttgcgGTTCCAAAGTATTGTGGATCCTTCTTGCTTCAAAGCTTTTACTATTACCCCCGCTACGCCAGTAAAATTATGGCCTGGTTTGACGTCTGTCTTTAAATTGATGTTTAAGCTTAAACAGTCTATGGAAGCGACAGAAATTAAATCGAAGCTGTGCTTTAAAGttggttttaatgttttattcgaAGGGAAAGAAGATATATTATTCCACGTTCCTATTGTTAGCAAAACTGTTGGAGACAGCACTATTTCTGTCATTAAAACTGTCAATATACCTCCAACTTATCAATGGCATGTGTCGCGCAAATTTGGATATCCAAGAGGTTTAGGTTACGTCTGTGTCATAGGTGACAGTAAATACGATATGTATGTACGAAAGAGAGATATGTCTTATGATCTTGAAGATAGTAATGACTCGGTTAAAGTGGTCAGTCCAGATTCAGAGAGCCAGGTTCTAAGAGAAGAAGATATCGACAGAGATCTCCAGAATGAAACCTTACTAAATCAAAAAGTTACACCTATTGACGACACGGCAAATGaagaaaatgtaattacaCCGTTAGATATTGTTGTACTCTTGCTGGAAGACGTTCTAGATCTAACATTTCAgccatttgtttttaaacacactcatttaaaattactaccaaaatgtaagaaaatattcgaaatataTCTAACAAAGTCAGACCACATTGGGTTTTATAATGCATATTATGATTTAGAATTTCAAAATTCACATACACATGAAGTTGTAATCACCAAAACTATAAAAGTTTTCGCTGAGATTCTTCCTCCTCCCATAACAATAACGCCTCAAATTTTGGATATGACACACTCGCCAATAACGTTTGGCTTTTGTAgagattattttacaattgtcAACAACCATAATGTATGTCCAGTTACTGTCACAATACAAACAACAACCAAAATGCAgaggatatttaaaattacaccaATGGTAACTTTCATCCCTGGAAAATGCTGCACTAAATTTGAAGTGAGCTTATGTCTGcagaattttaaagaaaatgatttaaatgaactatcatatttctcaataaaaattgttataagtgGCGACAAATCTATTTATAGTTGTTTCCCACCAATTTTTTACGAAATCATAGCACCTTGTGCAAAAGTATTTAAGCGAATTTatggaaagaaatattttcgtgACGTCTCTGATTCCGATCAATGTATAACATAG
- the LOC116772169 gene encoding uncharacterized protein LOC116772169 isoform X1, with product MSQITMERIPRVILSIALAALLPIASPETHQRVSKENIPHSRQKRILWITNDGRLALPPGTTMAITPSISMPFVRHPPKGFLSNMTVSFPFSIDFDKLGLTDNENPYGDLPPIFARSMGRAAASAMAEYVGQYLDNRRGKRSTNEPIPPETERMVLDKFHGGERALMYGIAEDLLANFGLDGKECLLRAICEVHAHPLRNFGFLGEVMKLFFSPNKSPYAEMLSEYVEAQRAGESGGECWPYYRLCPKSFFQPSNNKYSKDAESFHRRQEQESNDNKMMFRAM from the exons ATGAGCCAG ATAACAATGGAGCGAATACCTCGTGTAATACTCAGTATAGCGCTTGCTGCGCTTTTGCCCATAGCGTCTCCCGAGACCCACCAAAGAGTTTCCAAGGAGAACATTCCGCACTCTAGACAGAAGAGGATACTTTGGATAACAAATGATGGTCGCTTGGCTCTACCTCCAGGAACCACAATGGCTATTACACCATCGATATCAATGCCCTTCGTACGGCATCCCCCGAAGGGGTTCCTCTCTAATATGACTGTCAGTTTTCCATTCTCAA TTGATTTCGACAAGTTAGGTTTGACGGACAATGAGAATCCCTATGGGGATCTGCCTCCTATCTTTGCCAGATCTATGGGTAGAGCTGCAGCATCAGCTATGGCTGAATATGTAGGACAGTACCTAGACAACAGGAGAGGAAAGAGATCTACAAATGAACCAATACCCCCAGAAACAGAGAGAATGGTTCTTGACAAATTTCATGGAGGCGAAAG gGCCCTCATGTATGGCATCGCTGAAGATTTGTTGGCAAATTTTGGACTCGACGGCAAGGAATGTCTCCTGCGAGCTATTTGTGAAGTCCATGCACACCCACTAAGAAACTTTGGCTTTCTTGGCGAAgttatgaaattgtttttcag TCCGAATAAATCTCCGTATGCTGAGATGTTATCTGAATACGTGGAGGCACAACGCGCCGGTGAATCAGGGGGCGAATGCTGGCCCTACTACCGTTTGTGCCCTAAGAGTTTCTTTCAACCCTCAAACAACAAATATTC AAAAGATGCGGAATCTTTCCACAGACGGCAGGAGCAAGAGAGCAACGATAACAAAATGATGTTCAGAGCGATGTAA